One Tubulanus polymorphus chromosome 5, tnTubPoly1.2, whole genome shotgun sequence DNA segment encodes these proteins:
- the LOC141906435 gene encoding pregnancy zone protein-like isoform X1: MLRIFGLLAVFCIVPCALTTSETVEKRGFLMTAPNTFTMGKDERLCFTFHDIDCDVNVNVSLSMIPPNQRTEPHVISKSYLLRKDALNHCVHFKVPIMESLSSYISYKLAVVGSTVDATVGYKFNDTVFLKSLIPPNFLTFIETDKPIYKPGQTVKFRTLTVTPKLMPLVQTLEEVYVKDSLDNRVAQWRNAKTENGLGDFELPLSDEPILGTWSIHLKSGTISESHQFEVREYVLPKFQVDVNGPPYFYVVDKTVKVQVCAKYTYGKPVIGDIEATLQIKSGNRFAHRQRPPVTLKEKINRCTEFSLSADRLGLNDSTMSVWNTKLHVFAKVKETATGVILNGSSSSPLETQRFKFDSTGMPDFFKPGLPYMGKGVLRRPDGTPAAFQEITLNIDGSKELEQEKQILTNEEGVYSVYLPKIGEHVKRLNIMVKFQEPSSTDYSRHRMRSSYNSVHIRNWYSKSGYAVQIINQENTMECNKAYDINVTYTTDSDSSTTFYYQAMTKRGEVVEKGRIGHYFKIHDYDVKVALSSRRKRDLLDETASEPELAPAVGESDESDEVTEIIDENEEEGEELRTQKHIAHFKINLFIKPELSGGVRLLVYSVRPDGEVIADSQEFAVASCFRNKVSLNFEKEKALPGAPVNLKLNAAPGSLCSVGVVDKSVHLLKANKQLTPAKVVSLVDSFSLRPETFEFGGDHCRNADDDIRHDPRGPPMPAGPPGDNRQRRDVRFPWSGRSSSYYDSIKAFKDVGSLVMSDFDIETRPCGIVREAYWRIADAVEFDDDGGQGPVPMASGGAVIKQDHSVQRRRKERQATSEIRSYFPETWLFDLETVGPTGELNLEKRLPHTITEWVGRSLCTNLQMGMGLSEVTRVKGFQPFFVSFTLPYSVIRGEKVPVLVTVFNYLTQCLVIDLTLRHSDDYTINGTNNAAVCVCANEQKSHTFYVIPKTLGKVNITVYAYSSDKSLVCGNIILTQTLTGEGASDAVVRQLLVEAEGIEEEYSLSSLVCPDYRGYSTTFDLNLPENLVPDSARAQLSVVGDLMGPTLSGLDKLLTVPVGCGEQNMITFTPNIFVLQYLTATKQLTPNVEAKALAHMKRGYQRELNYRHNDGSFSAFGNSDPSGSMWLTAFVVKSFAQSKPYIFIDDEHLQKSIDWFKSQQLENGCFPQVGRVLHKDMKGGLSGGSSTVGLTTFVLMAMLEAGLGSESTAVVAAVGCLESQTIDQTDPYLVALMAYTYSLYNPSSKKALDLMAVLLTLSINSDGMTHWQRPAQPIMEVAESWKPHHQAASADVELTSYALMALLNHKGAAGVAEALPIVKWIARQRNSAGGFTSTQDTIVALQALADYAALAHKKESLVYTSAQGSHLAGVSFSVNDDNRLLLQKRTIQVPDLLVISANGTGCALLQASVKYNIKKSVKLTPAFTLNTIVSRKRGECKKRSIGICTTYTRPDGASNMAVIEVRMVSGWIPVKATIQKLVQRADGAIKKFEVSKNYVYLYYNELTAQRKCLSFDVERHMDIDFAKPGYVKVYDYYETDLNVIQDYSILPGCKRLTATKEDLPHLTQEEFDRLSAGEFAGQLRLPAPAQPQSLAAPKGFRRKTIEKVAVEENQDKKLGCPVCVTVDSAAVNITTLYCDHASVYKTMILRDGRVRLMAKFGANIRGKVIVNKYVKYEMDGMCNCDFFEADAPPNDKYAFFINENQLMKKNNVDTLLLTDETVGMRLTREIERELYFLWKKNPCRSM, encoded by the exons ATGTTACGTATCTTCGGGCTGCTGGCTGTGTTCTGTATTGTGCCATGTGCGCTGACAACATCGGAGACCGTGGAAAAACG GGGCTTTCTGATGACTGCACCGAATACATTTACAATGGGAAAGGACGAACGTCTGTGTTTCACATTCCACGATATTGACTGCGATGTGAATGTAAACGTCTCTTTGTCGATGATTCCGCCTAACCAGCGTACGGAGCCTCATGTGATTTCTAAGTCTTACCTTTTAAGGAAAG ATGCTCTTAATCACTGTGTGCACTTTAAGGTGCCGATAATGGAGTCTCTGTCTTCGTACATTAGCTATAAACTAGCGGTTGTTGGTTCAACAGTCGATGCTACCGTCGGTTATAAATTCAACGATACTGTATTTCTTAAAAGTCTGATACCGCCGAATTTCTTGACGTTCATCGAGACGGATAAACCTATTTATAAACCGGGACAAACAG TTAAATTTCGGACGCTGACAGTTACTCCTAAATTGATGCCGCTCGTTCAAACT TTGGAAGAAGTATACGTGAAAGACTCGTTAGATAATCGCGTGGCTCAATGGAGAAATgctaaaactgaaaatggtCTCGGCGACTTTGAGTTGCCTTTATCGGATGAGCCAATCCTCGGTACCTGGAGTATTCACTTGAAATCTGGTACGATAAGTGAAAGCCATCAATTTGAAGTCAGAGAATATG TTCTACCGAAATTTCAAGTTGATGTTAATGGCCCACCCTATTTCTATGTGGTCGACAAAACAGTTAAAGTACAAGTTTGTGCGAA GTATACTTACGGAAAACCTGTCATCGGGGATATAGAGGCTACATTGCAAATCAAGTCGGGTAACCGGTTTGCTCATCGGCAAAGGCCACCAGTTACCCTTAAGGAAAAG ATAAACCGCTGCACTGAGTTCAGTTTATCAGCTGATCGACTTGGACTTAACGATTCTACCATGAGTGTCTGGAATACGAAGCTACACGTTTTTGCCAAAGTAAAAGAGACCGCCACGG GCGTTATTCTGAATGGTAGTTCAAGCTCACCACTTGAAACCCAACGATTTAAATTCGACAGTACTGGCATGCCAGATTTCTTCAAACCTGGACTGCCTTATATGGGAAAA GGTGTACTAAGAAGACCAGACGGTACTCCGGCAGCCTTCCAAGAAATAACCCTGAATATCGACGGCTCAAAGGAACTTGAACAAGAAAAGCAAATCTTGACAAATGAAGAGGGTGTTTATTCAGTATATCTGCCAAAGATAGGTGAACATGTCAAACGACTGAATATAATG GTTAAATTTCAAGAACCAAGCTCCACAGACTATAGCAGGCATCGCATGCGTTCTTCGTACAATTCGGTGCACATTCGCAATTGGTACTCGAAATCGGGTTACGCCGTTCAGATAATTAATCAGGAAAACACAATGGAATGTAACAAAGCTTATGATATCAATGTTACATATACCACTGACAGCGATTCATCCACTACATTTTATTATCAG GCAATGACAAAACGCGGTGAAGTAGTTGAAAAAGGCCGCATTGGGCATTACTTCAAGATTCATGACTATGACGTGAAAGTAGCATTGTCAAGCAGACGAAAGCGAGATCTACTTGATGAAACAGCGTCTGAACCAGAACTAGCACCAGCAGTTGGAG aatCAGATGAATCGGATGAAGTAACAGAAATTATCGATGAAAATGAGGAAGAAGGAGAGGAACTAAGGACCCAAAAACATATTGCCCATTTCAAGATCAAT TTGTTCATCAAACCAGAACTGTCCGGAGGTGTTCGTCTGTTAGTTTATAGTGTACGGCCCGATGGAGAAGTTATCGCTGATAGTCAAGAATTTGCAGTAGCGAGTTGTTTCCGAAACAAG gtttcattgaattttgagAAGGAAAAAGCGCTTCCTGGAGCACCTGTTAATCTGAAGCTGAATGCTGCTCCAGGATCATTGTGCAGTGTTGGGGTTGTCGATAAGAGCGTACACCTTCTAAAAGCCAACAAGCAGTTAACTCCGGCTAAA GTGGTTTCACTTGTCGATTCATTTTCACTGCGTCCAGAAACGTTTGAATTTGGTGGAGATCACTGCAGAAATGCTGATGATG aTATTCGACACGATCCTCGTGGGCCTCCTATGCCCGCTGGGCCACCTGGTGACAACCGACAGCGACGTGATGTTAGATTTCCTTGGTCTGGCCGTTCTAGTTCGTATTACGACTCAATCAAAGCGTTCAAG GATGTTGGTTCATTGGTCATGAgcgattttgatattgaaacTCGTCCATGTGGTATAGTGAGAGAGGCTTACTGGAGAATCGCAGATGCAGTcgaatttgatgatgatggtggtcAAG GGCCAGTTCCGATGGCCTCCGGGGGTGCAGTTATTAAACAAGATCATTCTGTTCAGCGTAGGAGAAAAGAAAGACAAGCAACAAGTGAAATTAGGTCATACTTCCCCGAAACGTGGTTGTTCGACCTTGAAACTGTCGG GCCTACTGGTGAATTGAATCTCGAGAAACGATTACCGCACACAATTACAGAATGGGTTGGAAGAAGTTTGTGCACGAATTTACAGATGGGAATGGGACTCTCGGAAGTCACTCGCGTCAAAGGATTTCAGCCATTCTTTGTGTCATTTACTCTTCCCTACTCAGTCATTCGTGGCGAGAAGGTGCCGGTTTTAGTGACCGTGTTTAACTACTTAACGCAGTGCCTGGTT ATTGATTTGACGTTGAGACACTCGGATGATTATACAATAAATGGAACCAATAACGCTGCCGTGTGCGTGTGTGCGAATGAGCAGAAGTCGCATACATTCTATGTCATTCCAAAAACTCTCGGAAAAGTTAATATAACTGTCTAT GCTTATTCATCGGATAAATCATTGGTTTGtggaaatatcattttaactCAGACACTTACCGGTGAAGGGGCATCTGATGCTGTCGTTAGGCAACTACTGGTTGAG GCGGAAGGAATTGAGGAGGAATATTCTCTGAGCTCATTAGTGTGTCCAG ATTACCGCGGTTACTCTACCACATTCGATTTAAATCTGCCTGAAAACCTCGTCCCTGATTCTGCACGAGCTCAACTCTCAGTTGTTG GTGATCTTATGGGACCGACTTTATCCGGATTGGACAAACTGCTAACTGTTCCAGTTGGCTGTGGAGAACAGAACATGATCACATTTACTCCGAATATATTCGTGTTGCAATATCTCACTGCTACCAAACAACTAACGCCGAATGTTGAAGCAAAAGCCCTCGCACACATGAAAAGAG GATATCAAAGGGAATTAAACTACAGACATAATGATGGTTCGTTCAGTGCATTTGGTAATAGTGACCCGTCTGGTAGTATGTGGTTGACAGCTTTCGTTGTTAAATCTTTTGCCCAATCGAAACCGTATATTTTCATCGACGATGAACATCTGCAGAAGAGCATCGACTGGTTCAAATCGCAACAACTTGAAAATGGATGTTTCCCTCAG GTTGGCCGTGTTTTGCATAAAGATATGAAAGGTGGTCTCAGTGGTGGTTCATCAACTGTAGGATTGACTACATTTGTTTTGATGGCTATGTTGGAAGCTGGATTGGGTTCAGAG TCAACTGCTGTGGTAGCTGCTGTGGGTTGCTTGGAGTCGCAAACTATTGATCAGACTGACCCATATCTTGTAGCATTGATGGCTTATACCTACTCCTTGTACAATCCATCAAGTAAAAAAGCGTTGGATCTAATGGCTGTGTTATTAACACTTTCGATAAATTCAg atGGTATGACCCATTGGCAGCGGCCCGCTCAACCGATCATGGAAGTCGCTGAGTCCTGGAAGCCTCATCATCAAGCCGCTTCGGCCGATGTGGAGTTAACATCTTACGCGTTGATGGCATTATTGAATCACAAAGGAGCAGCCGGCGTGGCTGAAGCTCTGCCGATTGTGAAATGGATTGCGCGACAGAGAAATTCAGCCGGAGGTTTCACGTCTACGCAGGATACGATCGTTGCCTTGCAAGCGCTTGCCGATTATGCGGCTCTAGCTCACAAGAAAGAATCGTTGGTGTACACTTCAGCTCAAGGTTCACACTTAGCCGGCGTCTCCTTCTCGGTGAATGATGATAACCGTTTATTGTTGCAAAAGAGGACAATCCAAGTACCAGATTTGTTGGTCATTTCTGCCAATGGAACGGGATGTGCTCTTCTTCAG GCTAGCgtaaaatacaatatcaaaaaatcagtaaaattaaCTCCAGCTTTTACGCTGAACACTATTGTATCGAGGAAACGAGGTGAATGTAAAAAAAGAAGTATTGGCATTTGCACTAC ATACACTCGACCAGATGGCGCTTCCAACATGGCCGTTATCGAAGTACGTATGGTATCTGGTTGGATACCCGTGAAAGCAACCATCCAGAAACTCGTTCAACGCGCCGATGGTGCGATCAAAAAGTTCGAAGTCAGCAAGAATTATGTTTACTTGTACTATAACGAATTGACCGCGCAGCGAAAGTGTTTATCATTTGATGTTGAACGACATATGGATATCGATTTTGCTAAACCCGGTTACGTCAAAGTTTATGACTACTATGAAACTG ACCTGAACGTCATACAAGACTATTCAATTTTACCTGGCTGCAAAAGATTGACCGCAACAAAGGAGGATTTGCCACACCTTACCCAAGAGGAATTTGATCGACTTTCCGCCGGTGAATTCGCTGGGCAGCTTAGACTGCCAGCGCCGGCTCAGCCTCAATCTTTGGCTGCTCCAAAAGGATTTAGAAGAAAGACGATTGAAAAAGTAGCAGTTGAAGAAAACCAG GATAAGAAACTTGGCTGTCCGGTGTGTGTGACAGTTGATTCTGCAGCAGTTAATATCACGACACTTTACTGCGACCATGCATCAG TTTATAAGACGATGATTCTGAGAGATGGGCGAGTGCGATTGATGGCTAAATTTGGTGCAAACATCCGCGGAAAGGTTATTGTCAATAAGTACGTCAAATATGAGATGGATGGTATGTGCAACTGCGACTTTTTCGAGGCAGATG CGCCTCCGAATGACAAGTACGCGTTCTTCATCAACGAAAATCAGCTAATGAAAAAGAACAACGTCGACACATTATTGCTTACCGATGAAACCGTTGGAATGCGGCTGACGCGCGAAATCGAACGCGAGCTCTATTTCCTCTGGAAGAAAAATCCTTGCCGTTCAATGTAA
- the LOC141906435 gene encoding alpha-1-inhibitor 3-like isoform X5 produces the protein MLRIFGLLAVFCIVPCALTTSETVEKRGFLMTAPNTFTMGKDERLCFTFHDIDCDVNVNVSLSMIPPNQRTEPHVISKSYLLRKDALNHCVHFKVPIMESLSSYISYKLAVVGSTVDATVGYKFNDTVFLKSLIPPNFLTFIETDKPIYKPGQTVKFRTLTVTPKLMPLVQTLEEVYVKDSLDNRVAQWRNAKTENGLGDFELPLSDEPILGTWSIHLKSGTISESHQFEVREYVLPKFQVDVNGPPYFYVVDKTVKVQVCAKYTYGKPVIGDIEATLQIKSGNRFAHRQRPPVTLKEKINRCTEFSLSADRLGLNDSTMSVWNTKLHVFAKVKETATGVILNGSSSSPLETQRFKFDSTGMPDFFKPGLPYMGKGVLRRPDGTPAAFQEITLNIDGSKELEQEKQILTNEEGVYSVYLPKIGEHVKRLNIMVKFQEPSSTDYSRHRMRSSYNSVHIRNWYSKSGYAVQIINQENTMECNKAYDINVTYTTDSDSSTTFYYQAMTKRGEVVEKGRIGHYFKIHDYDVKVALSSRRKRDLLDETASEPELAPAVGESDESDEVTEIIDENEEEGEELRTQKHIAHFKINLFIKPELSGGVRLLVYSVRPDGEVIADSQEFAVASCFRNKVSLNFEKEKALPGAPVNLKLNAAPGSLCSVGVVDKSVHLLKANKQLTPAKVVSLVDSFSLRPETFEFGGDHCRNADDDIRHDPRGPPMPAGPPGDNRQRRDVRFPWSGRSSSYYDSIKAFKDVGILILSDFSLETRRCDIDFSFLPYFTNHGPVPMASGGAVIKQDHSVQRRRKERQATSEIRSYFPETWLFDLETVGPTGELNLEKRLPHTITEWVGRSLCTNLQMGMGLSEVTRVKGFQPFFVSFTLPYSVIRGEKVPVLVTVFNYLTQCLVIDLTLRHSDDYTINGTNNAAVCVCANEQKSHTFYVIPKTLGKVNITVYAYSSDKSLVCGNIILTQTLTGEGASDAVVRQLLVEAEGIEEEYSLSSLVCPDYRGYSTTFDLNLPENLVPDSARAQLSVVGDLMGPTLSGLDKLLTVPVGCGEQNMITFTPNIFVLQYLTATKQLTPNVEAKALAHMKRGYQRELNYRHNDGSFSAFGNSDPSGSMWLTAFVVKSFAQSKPYIFIDDEHLQKSIDWFKSQQLENGCFPQVGRVLHKDMKGGLSGGSSTVGLTTFVLMAMLEAGLGSESTAVVAAVGCLESQTIDQTDPYLVALMAYTYSLYNPSSKKALDLMAVLLTLSINSDGMTHWQRPAQPIMEVAESWKPHHQAASADVELTSYALMALLNHKGAAGVAEALPIVKWIARQRNSAGGFTSTQDTIVALQALADYAALAHKKESLVYTSAQGSHLAGVSFSVNDDNRLLLQKRTIQVPDLLVISANGTGCALLQASVKYNIKKSVKLTPAFTLNTIVSRKRGECKKRSIGICTTYTRPDGASNMAVIEVRMVSGWIPVKATIQKLVQRADGAIKKFEVSKNYVYLYYNELTAQRKCLSFDVERHMDIDFAKPGYVKVYDYYETDLNVIQDYSILPGCKRLTATKEDLPHLTQEEFDRLSAGEFAGQLRLPAPAQPQSLAAPKGFRRKTIEKVAVEENQDKKLGCPVCVTVDSAAVNITTLYCDHASVYKTMILRDGRVRLMAKFGANIRGKVIVNKYVKYEMDGMCNCDFFEADAPPNDKYAFFINENQLMKKNNVDTLLLTDETVGMRLTREIERELYFLWKKNPCRSM, from the exons ATGTTACGTATCTTCGGGCTGCTGGCTGTGTTCTGTATTGTGCCATGTGCGCTGACAACATCGGAGACCGTGGAAAAACG GGGCTTTCTGATGACTGCACCGAATACATTTACAATGGGAAAGGACGAACGTCTGTGTTTCACATTCCACGATATTGACTGCGATGTGAATGTAAACGTCTCTTTGTCGATGATTCCGCCTAACCAGCGTACGGAGCCTCATGTGATTTCTAAGTCTTACCTTTTAAGGAAAG ATGCTCTTAATCACTGTGTGCACTTTAAGGTGCCGATAATGGAGTCTCTGTCTTCGTACATTAGCTATAAACTAGCGGTTGTTGGTTCAACAGTCGATGCTACCGTCGGTTATAAATTCAACGATACTGTATTTCTTAAAAGTCTGATACCGCCGAATTTCTTGACGTTCATCGAGACGGATAAACCTATTTATAAACCGGGACAAACAG TTAAATTTCGGACGCTGACAGTTACTCCTAAATTGATGCCGCTCGTTCAAACT TTGGAAGAAGTATACGTGAAAGACTCGTTAGATAATCGCGTGGCTCAATGGAGAAATgctaaaactgaaaatggtCTCGGCGACTTTGAGTTGCCTTTATCGGATGAGCCAATCCTCGGTACCTGGAGTATTCACTTGAAATCTGGTACGATAAGTGAAAGCCATCAATTTGAAGTCAGAGAATATG TTCTACCGAAATTTCAAGTTGATGTTAATGGCCCACCCTATTTCTATGTGGTCGACAAAACAGTTAAAGTACAAGTTTGTGCGAA GTATACTTACGGAAAACCTGTCATCGGGGATATAGAGGCTACATTGCAAATCAAGTCGGGTAACCGGTTTGCTCATCGGCAAAGGCCACCAGTTACCCTTAAGGAAAAG ATAAACCGCTGCACTGAGTTCAGTTTATCAGCTGATCGACTTGGACTTAACGATTCTACCATGAGTGTCTGGAATACGAAGCTACACGTTTTTGCCAAAGTAAAAGAGACCGCCACGG GCGTTATTCTGAATGGTAGTTCAAGCTCACCACTTGAAACCCAACGATTTAAATTCGACAGTACTGGCATGCCAGATTTCTTCAAACCTGGACTGCCTTATATGGGAAAA GGTGTACTAAGAAGACCAGACGGTACTCCGGCAGCCTTCCAAGAAATAACCCTGAATATCGACGGCTCAAAGGAACTTGAACAAGAAAAGCAAATCTTGACAAATGAAGAGGGTGTTTATTCAGTATATCTGCCAAAGATAGGTGAACATGTCAAACGACTGAATATAATG GTTAAATTTCAAGAACCAAGCTCCACAGACTATAGCAGGCATCGCATGCGTTCTTCGTACAATTCGGTGCACATTCGCAATTGGTACTCGAAATCGGGTTACGCCGTTCAGATAATTAATCAGGAAAACACAATGGAATGTAACAAAGCTTATGATATCAATGTTACATATACCACTGACAGCGATTCATCCACTACATTTTATTATCAG GCAATGACAAAACGCGGTGAAGTAGTTGAAAAAGGCCGCATTGGGCATTACTTCAAGATTCATGACTATGACGTGAAAGTAGCATTGTCAAGCAGACGAAAGCGAGATCTACTTGATGAAACAGCGTCTGAACCAGAACTAGCACCAGCAGTTGGAG aatCAGATGAATCGGATGAAGTAACAGAAATTATCGATGAAAATGAGGAAGAAGGAGAGGAACTAAGGACCCAAAAACATATTGCCCATTTCAAGATCAAT TTGTTCATCAAACCAGAACTGTCCGGAGGTGTTCGTCTGTTAGTTTATAGTGTACGGCCCGATGGAGAAGTTATCGCTGATAGTCAAGAATTTGCAGTAGCGAGTTGTTTCCGAAACAAG gtttcattgaattttgagAAGGAAAAAGCGCTTCCTGGAGCACCTGTTAATCTGAAGCTGAATGCTGCTCCAGGATCATTGTGCAGTGTTGGGGTTGTCGATAAGAGCGTACACCTTCTAAAAGCCAACAAGCAGTTAACTCCGGCTAAA GTGGTTTCACTTGTCGATTCATTTTCACTGCGTCCAGAAACGTTTGAATTTGGTGGAGATCACTGCAGAAATGCTGATGATG aTATTCGACACGATCCTCGTGGGCCTCCTATGCCCGCTGGGCCACCTGGTGACAACCGACAGCGACGTGATGTTAGATTTCCTTGGTCTGGCCGTTCTAGTTCGTATTACGACTCAATCAAAGCGTTCAAG GATGTAGGCATATTGATATTAAGTGATTTTTCACTTGAAACAAGGCGCTGCGATATTGATTTTAGCTTTCTTCCATATTTCACAAATCATG GGCCAGTTCCGATGGCCTCCGGGGGTGCAGTTATTAAACAAGATCATTCTGTTCAGCGTAGGAGAAAAGAAAGACAAGCAACAAGTGAAATTAGGTCATACTTCCCCGAAACGTGGTTGTTCGACCTTGAAACTGTCGG GCCTACTGGTGAATTGAATCTCGAGAAACGATTACCGCACACAATTACAGAATGGGTTGGAAGAAGTTTGTGCACGAATTTACAGATGGGAATGGGACTCTCGGAAGTCACTCGCGTCAAAGGATTTCAGCCATTCTTTGTGTCATTTACTCTTCCCTACTCAGTCATTCGTGGCGAGAAGGTGCCGGTTTTAGTGACCGTGTTTAACTACTTAACGCAGTGCCTGGTT ATTGATTTGACGTTGAGACACTCGGATGATTATACAATAAATGGAACCAATAACGCTGCCGTGTGCGTGTGTGCGAATGAGCAGAAGTCGCATACATTCTATGTCATTCCAAAAACTCTCGGAAAAGTTAATATAACTGTCTAT GCTTATTCATCGGATAAATCATTGGTTTGtggaaatatcattttaactCAGACACTTACCGGTGAAGGGGCATCTGATGCTGTCGTTAGGCAACTACTGGTTGAG GCGGAAGGAATTGAGGAGGAATATTCTCTGAGCTCATTAGTGTGTCCAG ATTACCGCGGTTACTCTACCACATTCGATTTAAATCTGCCTGAAAACCTCGTCCCTGATTCTGCACGAGCTCAACTCTCAGTTGTTG GTGATCTTATGGGACCGACTTTATCCGGATTGGACAAACTGCTAACTGTTCCAGTTGGCTGTGGAGAACAGAACATGATCACATTTACTCCGAATATATTCGTGTTGCAATATCTCACTGCTACCAAACAACTAACGCCGAATGTTGAAGCAAAAGCCCTCGCACACATGAAAAGAG GATATCAAAGGGAATTAAACTACAGACATAATGATGGTTCGTTCAGTGCATTTGGTAATAGTGACCCGTCTGGTAGTATGTGGTTGACAGCTTTCGTTGTTAAATCTTTTGCCCAATCGAAACCGTATATTTTCATCGACGATGAACATCTGCAGAAGAGCATCGACTGGTTCAAATCGCAACAACTTGAAAATGGATGTTTCCCTCAG GTTGGCCGTGTTTTGCATAAAGATATGAAAGGTGGTCTCAGTGGTGGTTCATCAACTGTAGGATTGACTACATTTGTTTTGATGGCTATGTTGGAAGCTGGATTGGGTTCAGAG TCAACTGCTGTGGTAGCTGCTGTGGGTTGCTTGGAGTCGCAAACTATTGATCAGACTGACCCATATCTTGTAGCATTGATGGCTTATACCTACTCCTTGTACAATCCATCAAGTAAAAAAGCGTTGGATCTAATGGCTGTGTTATTAACACTTTCGATAAATTCAg atGGTATGACCCATTGGCAGCGGCCCGCTCAACCGATCATGGAAGTCGCTGAGTCCTGGAAGCCTCATCATCAAGCCGCTTCGGCCGATGTGGAGTTAACATCTTACGCGTTGATGGCATTATTGAATCACAAAGGAGCAGCCGGCGTGGCTGAAGCTCTGCCGATTGTGAAATGGATTGCGCGACAGAGAAATTCAGCCGGAGGTTTCACGTCTACGCAGGATACGATCGTTGCCTTGCAAGCGCTTGCCGATTATGCGGCTCTAGCTCACAAGAAAGAATCGTTGGTGTACACTTCAGCTCAAGGTTCACACTTAGCCGGCGTCTCCTTCTCGGTGAATGATGATAACCGTTTATTGTTGCAAAAGAGGACAATCCAAGTACCAGATTTGTTGGTCATTTCTGCCAATGGAACGGGATGTGCTCTTCTTCAG GCTAGCgtaaaatacaatatcaaaaaatcagtaaaattaaCTCCAGCTTTTACGCTGAACACTATTGTATCGAGGAAACGAGGTGAATGTAAAAAAAGAAGTATTGGCATTTGCACTAC ATACACTCGACCAGATGGCGCTTCCAACATGGCCGTTATCGAAGTACGTATGGTATCTGGTTGGATACCCGTGAAAGCAACCATCCAGAAACTCGTTCAACGCGCCGATGGTGCGATCAAAAAGTTCGAAGTCAGCAAGAATTATGTTTACTTGTACTATAACGAATTGACCGCGCAGCGAAAGTGTTTATCATTTGATGTTGAACGACATATGGATATCGATTTTGCTAAACCCGGTTACGTCAAAGTTTATGACTACTATGAAACTG ACCTGAACGTCATACAAGACTATTCAATTTTACCTGGCTGCAAAAGATTGACCGCAACAAAGGAGGATTTGCCACACCTTACCCAAGAGGAATTTGATCGACTTTCCGCCGGTGAATTCGCTGGGCAGCTTAGACTGCCAGCGCCGGCTCAGCCTCAATCTTTGGCTGCTCCAAAAGGATTTAGAAGAAAGACGATTGAAAAAGTAGCAGTTGAAGAAAACCAG GATAAGAAACTTGGCTGTCCGGTGTGTGTGACAGTTGATTCTGCAGCAGTTAATATCACGACACTTTACTGCGACCATGCATCAG TTTATAAGACGATGATTCTGAGAGATGGGCGAGTGCGATTGATGGCTAAATTTGGTGCAAACATCCGCGGAAAGGTTATTGTCAATAAGTACGTCAAATATGAGATGGATGGTATGTGCAACTGCGACTTTTTCGAGGCAGATG CGCCTCCGAATGACAAGTACGCGTTCTTCATCAACGAAAATCAGCTAATGAAAAAGAACAACGTCGACACATTATTGCTTACCGATGAAACCGTTGGAATGCGGCTGACGCGCGAAATCGAACGCGAGCTCTATTTCCTCTGGAAGAAAAATCCTTGCCGTTCAATGTAA